A part of Xenopus tropicalis strain Nigerian chromosome 4, UCB_Xtro_10.0, whole genome shotgun sequence genomic DNA contains:
- the prok2 gene encoding prokineticin-2 translates to MKKVPCALLLVAAVWLLPDSGSAAVITGACEKDQQCGGGMCCAVSIWIRSLRMCTPLGNEGDDCHPLSHKIPFFGKRMHHTCPCLPNLACAKLDDNVYKCLPLIKNKDFYF, encoded by the exons ATGAAGAAAGTCCCCTGTGCGTTGCTGCTTGTGGCCGCTGTTTGGCTTCTGCCGGACTCTGGGAGCGCCGCGGTCATCACTGGG GCGTGTGAAAAAGATCAGCAATGTGGGGGAGGTATGTGCTGTGCTGTCAGCATCTGGATAAGAAGCTTACGCATGTGTACCCCTCTTGGCAACGAAGGAGATGACTGCCACCCTTTAAGTCATAAA attCCATTTTTTGGCAAAAGAATGCATCACACATGTCCGTGCCTTCCAAACCTCGCCTGCGCAAAGTTGGATGACAACGTATACAAGTGCTTACCCCTCatcaaaaacaaagatttttatttttag